Proteins encoded by one window of Hippoglossus hippoglossus isolate fHipHip1 chromosome 15, fHipHip1.pri, whole genome shotgun sequence:
- the LOC117776053 gene encoding SLAM family member 5-like, with amino-acid sequence MDGHSSSGPVTVLLLAALTSSALGQSKPFYFEDGKQLVLTPPEHGSVISSVVWTHNSNLVVEWVNKDLEFFGSFKGRTSLDESTAQLTVSAARQSDGGEYRVEINNVQQSQVYTAIVIKKVPKPSVVVVPTSCSTNSSRCTLTCQGDPAGTEPLTYSWRKDSGWWGPEQQSMDHLIINDVKTKRVEEISCRMKNPVSEEESDPLKNPMYRKGYVSPGELAAIICSSILAVVLVGLGLLIDP; translated from the exons ATGGATGGACACTCGAGTTCCGGACCCGTCACGGTGCTGCTGCTCGCCGCCCTCACGAGCTCCGCGCTGGGCCAAAGTAAACCGTTCTACTTCGAGGACGGCAAACAACTGGTCCTGACTCCTCCCGAGCACGGAAGTGTCATCTCCAGCGTCGTGTGGACCCACAACTCGAACCTGGTGGTGGAGTGGGTGAATAAAGACCTGGAGTTCTTCGGCTCGTTTAAAGGACGGACCAGCCTGGACGAGAGCACCGCACAACTGACCGTCAGCGCCGCCAGGCAAAGCGACGGGGGAGAATACAGGGTGGAGATCAACAACGTGCAGCAGAGTCAAGTGTACACGGCTATCGTGATCAAGAAGGTGCCCAAGCCctcggtggtggtggtgccCACTTCATGCAGCACCAATTCCAGCAGATGTACCCTCACCTGTCAGGGAGACCCCGCCGGGACTGAGCCCCTCACCTACAGCTGGAGGAAGGACTCAGGTTGGTGGGGGCCGGAGCAGCAGAGCATGGACCACCTCATCATCAATGACGTGAAGACGAAGCGTGTAGAAGAGATCTCGTGCAGGATGAAGAACCCAGTCAGCGAAGAGGAGAGCGACCCTCTTAAGAACCCAATGTACCGGAAGGGATATGTGTCTCCAGGCGAGCTGGCTGCAATTATCTGCTCCTCGATCCTTGCTGTGGTCTTGGTTGGTCTTGGA CTGTTAATCGACCCCTGA
- the LOC117776049 gene encoding SLAM family member 5-like, whose protein sequence is MDGHSSSGPVTVLLLAALTSSALGQSQSYFSVGDSLVLTPPKHGTTITSVLWTHNSNLVVEWVNKDLEFFGSFEGRGSLNERTAQLTVSAAKQSDGGEYRVEINNQLQSQVYTVIVIKKVPKPSVEVRTLTCSPKSSNCTLTCQGDPTGTEPVTYSWRKDSGGWGPEQQSMDLIIINDEKTRGVKQFSCRMKNPVSEEESDPLKNPMYQEDPLSAGGLAAIICFLIVAVVLAGLCVWKREAIKKKFCAGSETVSSEVVRSSDLAERDGSPSVNRPLNQKPN, encoded by the exons ATGGATGGACACTCGAGTTCCGGACCCGTCACGGTGCTGCTGCTAGCCGCCCTCACGAGCTCCGCGCTGGGCCAAAGTCAATCGTACTTCTCGGTCGGCGACTCCCTGGTCCTGACCCCTCCCAAGCACGGAACCACCATCACCAGCGTCCTGTGGACCCACAACTCGAACCTGGTGGTGGAGTGGGTGAATAAAGACCTGGAGTTTTTCGGCTCGTTTGAAGGACGGGGCAGCCTGAACGAGAGGACCGCACAACTGACCGTCAGCGCCGCCAAGCAAAGCGACGGGGGAGAATACAGGGTGGAGATcaacaaccagctgcagagtcaAGTGTACACGGTTATCGTGATCAAGAAGGTGCCCAAGCCCTCGGTGGAGGTGAGGACCCTGACATGCAGCCCCAAATCCAGCAACTGTACCCTCACCTGTCAGGGAGACCCCACCGGGACTGAGCCCGTCACCTACAGCTGGAGGAAGGACTCAGGTGGGTGGGGGCCTGAGCAGCAGAGCATGgacctcatcatcatcaatgacGAGAAGACGAGGGGTGTAAAACAGTTCTCGTGCAGGATGAAGAACCCAGTCAGCGAAGAGGAGAGCGACCCTCTTAAGAACCCAATGTACCAGGAGGACCCGTTATCTGCAGGCGGGCTGGCTGCAATTATCTGCTTCTTGATCGTTGCTGTGGTCTTGGCTGGACTTTGTGTTTGGAAGCGAGAAGCCATCAAGAAAAAGTTCTGTGCAGGTTCAGAGACTGTATCTTCAGAGGTGGTCAGGAGTTCTGATTTAGCAGAAAGAGA TGGAAGTCCATCTGTTAATCGACCCCTGAATCAAAAGCCAAACTAG
- the slc22a15 gene encoding solute carrier family 22 member 15 isoform X1, translating to MDVDAAFLVVGEFGPYQKRAVAVLVVTQVYMACQSMLIVLVGSTPEYHIEQQDDAAAGRQELHQQVTFTEDIDSIVTEWFLVKQQAYKVSLAGSLFFAGLLVGNIVFGPLSDKIGRRPVYLTGLFFEVVFGYMTALAPNYEVFAVSRLLVGLMNGGIGLVSFVLTQEYVGKSYWAMTGTLTSMSFAIGIALFGALGYFIRPWRSLATAANSLGVLFFLLSVTLPESPRWLYSQGQTERAEEVLRYMALRNGNAANHLVLQRVGNAKAGNHGNMGTGVLQLVLHPVLRLRTMVLMYVWYACSLVYYGLTFGASETSGNRYVNVAMYGLVELPAYPLCIYFINKHWAGRRKSMAGFLCLAGTACLCTTFIPENTGTLLSVTSLALLGKLMVSAAFNIAYIYTSELYPTVIRNAGLGVCSMSSRIGGILAPFVPSMRAFHTSMPFTVFCLSGLSAGCLGLLLPETLNGPVAETLEELNSITRSRVLESKALLYEDNKRKSNNK from the exons ATGGATGTGGACGCAGCCTTCCTGGTGGTCGGTGAGTTCGGACCGTACCAGAAACGGGCGGTGGCGGTTCTGGTCGTGACTCAG gtgtaCATGGCGTGTCAGTCCATGCTGATTGTTCTGGTTGGTTCTACACCCGAGTACCACATCGAGCAGCAGGACGACGCCGCGGCCGGACGCCAGGAGCTGCACCAACAAGTCACCTTTACAGAGGACATCGACTCCATAGTGACCGAG TGGTTTCTCGTCAAGCAGCAGGCCTATAAGGTCAGTCTCGCTGGATCGCTGTTCTTCGCGGGCCTTCTGGTGGGAAACATCGTCTTCGGGCCGCTTTCCGACAAGATCGGGAGGAGACCGGTCTACTTGACAG GTCTTTTTTTTGAGGTGGTCTTTGGCTACATGACGGCGTTAGCCCCCAACTACGAGGTCTTCGCCGTGTCTCGTCTTCTGGTGGGACTGATGAACGGCGGCATCGGCCTGGTCAGCTTCGTCCTCACTCAGGAGTACGTGGGCAAGTCCTACTGGGCCATGACAG GGACATTGACCAGTATGAGTTTTGCAATCGGTATTGCTCTGTTCGGAGCTCTGGGATACTTCATCCGGCCGTGGAGGAGTCTCGCCACGGCAGCCAACTCGCTTGGCGTCCTGTTCTtccttctgtctgt AACTCTTCCAGAGTCTCCTCGGTGGCTGTATTCTCAGGGTCAGACGGAGCGAGCTGAAGAG GTTCTGCGCTACATGGCGCTGAGAAACGGCAACGCCGCCAACCACCTGGTGCTGCAGCGAGTCGGCAATGCTAAAGctggtaaccatggcaacatgGGCACGGGTGTCCTGCAGCTGGTCCTCCATCCGGTCCTGCGCCTTAGGACCATGGTGCTCATGTATGTCTG gtatGCGTGCAGTCTGGTGTACTATGGTCTGACTTTTGGGGCCAGTGAAACCTCTGGCAACCGTTACGTTAATGTGGCCATGTACGGTCTGGTGGAGCTGCCCGCCTATCCGCTCTGTATATACTTCATCAACAAACACTG GGCTGGGAGGAGGAAAAGCATGGCCGGCTTCCTGTGTCTGGCCGGCACCGCCTGCCTCTGCACCACGTTCATCCCTGAAAACACAG GGACGTTGCTGAGCGTCACGTCGTTGGCACTTCTGGGGAAACTGATGGTCAGCGCTGCGTTCAACATCGCCTACATCTATACGTCGGAGCTCTACCCAACAGTTATCAG GAACGCTGGTTTGGGGGTGTGTTCAATGTCGAGCAGAATTGGAGGAATTCTGGCACCATTTGTTCCctccatg cggGCCTTCCACACTTCCATGCCCTTCACTGTGTTCTGTCTGAGCGGCCTCTCCGCAGGCTGCCTTGGCCTCCTGCTTCCTGAGACCCTCAATGGACCCGTAGCCGAAACTCTGGAGGAGCTCAACAGCATAACACGCAGCCGAGTGCTGGAGAGCAAG GCGCTTTTGTACGAGGACAACAAAAGGAAATCAAACAACAAATGA
- the slc22a15 gene encoding solute carrier family 22 member 15 isoform X2 encodes MDVDAAFLVVGEFGPYQKRAVAVLVVTQVYMACQSMLIVLVGSTPEYHIEQQDDAAAGRQELHQQVTFTEDIDSIVTEWFLVKQQAYKVSLAGSLFFAGLLVGNIVFGPLSDKIGRRPVYLTGLFFEVVFGYMTALAPNYEVFAVSRLLVGLMNGGIGLVSFVLTQEYVGKSYWAMTGTLTSMSFAIGIALFGALGYFIRPWRSLATAANSLGVLFFLLSVTLPESPRWLYSQGQTERAEEVLRYMALRNGNAANHLVLQRVGNAKAGNHGNMGTGVLQLVLHPVLRLRTMVLMYACSLVYYGLTFGASETSGNRYVNVAMYGLVELPAYPLCIYFINKHWAGRRKSMAGFLCLAGTACLCTTFIPENTGTLLSVTSLALLGKLMVSAAFNIAYIYTSELYPTVIRNAGLGVCSMSSRIGGILAPFVPSMRAFHTSMPFTVFCLSGLSAGCLGLLLPETLNGPVAETLEELNSITRSRVLESKALLYEDNKRKSNNK; translated from the exons ATGGATGTGGACGCAGCCTTCCTGGTGGTCGGTGAGTTCGGACCGTACCAGAAACGGGCGGTGGCGGTTCTGGTCGTGACTCAG gtgtaCATGGCGTGTCAGTCCATGCTGATTGTTCTGGTTGGTTCTACACCCGAGTACCACATCGAGCAGCAGGACGACGCCGCGGCCGGACGCCAGGAGCTGCACCAACAAGTCACCTTTACAGAGGACATCGACTCCATAGTGACCGAG TGGTTTCTCGTCAAGCAGCAGGCCTATAAGGTCAGTCTCGCTGGATCGCTGTTCTTCGCGGGCCTTCTGGTGGGAAACATCGTCTTCGGGCCGCTTTCCGACAAGATCGGGAGGAGACCGGTCTACTTGACAG GTCTTTTTTTTGAGGTGGTCTTTGGCTACATGACGGCGTTAGCCCCCAACTACGAGGTCTTCGCCGTGTCTCGTCTTCTGGTGGGACTGATGAACGGCGGCATCGGCCTGGTCAGCTTCGTCCTCACTCAGGAGTACGTGGGCAAGTCCTACTGGGCCATGACAG GGACATTGACCAGTATGAGTTTTGCAATCGGTATTGCTCTGTTCGGAGCTCTGGGATACTTCATCCGGCCGTGGAGGAGTCTCGCCACGGCAGCCAACTCGCTTGGCGTCCTGTTCTtccttctgtctgt AACTCTTCCAGAGTCTCCTCGGTGGCTGTATTCTCAGGGTCAGACGGAGCGAGCTGAAGAG GTTCTGCGCTACATGGCGCTGAGAAACGGCAACGCCGCCAACCACCTGGTGCTGCAGCGAGTCGGCAATGCTAAAGctggtaaccatggcaacatgGGCACGGGTGTCCTGCAGCTGGTCCTCCATCCGGTCCTGCGCCTTAGGACCATGGTGCTCAT gtatGCGTGCAGTCTGGTGTACTATGGTCTGACTTTTGGGGCCAGTGAAACCTCTGGCAACCGTTACGTTAATGTGGCCATGTACGGTCTGGTGGAGCTGCCCGCCTATCCGCTCTGTATATACTTCATCAACAAACACTG GGCTGGGAGGAGGAAAAGCATGGCCGGCTTCCTGTGTCTGGCCGGCACCGCCTGCCTCTGCACCACGTTCATCCCTGAAAACACAG GGACGTTGCTGAGCGTCACGTCGTTGGCACTTCTGGGGAAACTGATGGTCAGCGCTGCGTTCAACATCGCCTACATCTATACGTCGGAGCTCTACCCAACAGTTATCAG GAACGCTGGTTTGGGGGTGTGTTCAATGTCGAGCAGAATTGGAGGAATTCTGGCACCATTTGTTCCctccatg cggGCCTTCCACACTTCCATGCCCTTCACTGTGTTCTGTCTGAGCGGCCTCTCCGCAGGCTGCCTTGGCCTCCTGCTTCCTGAGACCCTCAATGGACCCGTAGCCGAAACTCTGGAGGAGCTCAACAGCATAACACGCAGCCGAGTGCTGGAGAGCAAG GCGCTTTTGTACGAGGACAACAAAAGGAAATCAAACAACAAATGA
- the tbc1d12a gene encoding TBC1 domain family member 12, giving the protein MSNGVVDSEDPGVDTAYNPAAVFSRPGVCDVDCGEVKLANGGLHIVNSSRATCDSSDSDTDIHADPRAGRETGACSGEEVTQCPGEDAPAAAEPPPSPSVSPTPDSSAKLPSPSPSPPSKPNGDSPLSEPESEEDEAGFGDLSLPVRPQSLRTNPGLPVSLSCDATPLSPDEDGGFYFGDDGYMEECRGALEAAGRRQSAPDKLPDLTDHPDCSDGKLMPKRFGIADFFTRSLFSRRSKEPKAPTHNAAGWRLFGKTGARGADPTKDPASTVSNQQFPQEEEEEEEEEEEVKDSDVSPCRERPPAAGRRKNLEFEPLSTTALILEDRPANLPAKSEEETQRHKLEYEEMVAGAKRRELKEAQRKKRQMKERHRQEDSISNAMVIWNTEILPHWDTMKGTRRVRDLWWQGLPPSVRGRVWSLAIGNELNITSDLYEIFLSRAKEKWRSYSETSSVNDNESDGASLADRESSLDLIKLDISRTFPSLFIFQKGGPYHDLLHSVLGAYTCYRPDIGYVQGMSFIAAVLILNLEEAEAFITFANLLNKPCQMAFFRVDHELMLKYFAAFEVFFEENLPRLFSHFQTNSLTPDLYLIDWIFTLYSKSLPLDVACRVWDVFCRDGEESLFRTGLGILRLFEEVLLQMDFIHIAQFLTRLPDDLQSHTLFVAMANTHMISRNRRWAQVFSALTKEGNKEVDKNTSPALRS; this is encoded by the exons ATGTCCAACGGGGTGGTGGACAGTGAGGACCCCGGGGTGGACACCGCTTATAACCCGGCAGCAGTGTTTTCCAGACCCGGTGTGTGCGACGTGGACTGCGGGGAAGTGAAATTAGCCAACGGCGGTTTACACATCGTGAACAGCTCCAGAGCAACATGTGACTCTTCAGACTCAGACACCGACATCCATGCGGACCCGAGGGCAGGGCGAGAGACCGGGGCCTGCAGCGGGGAAGAGGTCACTCAGTGCCCCGGGGAGGATGCGCCTGCTGCCGCggagccccctccctccccctcggTCTCCCCCACCCCAGATTCAAGTGCCAAACTCCCCTCACCCAGCCCGTCACCCCCCAGCAAACCGAACGGCGACAGCCCGCTCTCAGAGCCCGAGTCCGAGGAGGACGAGGCGGGTTTCGGTGACCTGAGTTTACCCGTCAGGCCGCAGAGCCTGAGGACTAACCCCGGCCTCCCGGTGTCCCTGAGCTGCGACGCCACCCCGCTGTCCCCGGACGAGGAtgggggcttttattttggagacgACGGGTACATGGAGGAGTGTCGGGGCGCGTTGGAGGCGGCGGGTCGGAGACAGAGCGCCCCGGACAAACTCCCGGACCTGACCGACCACCCGGACTGCTCGGACGGCAAACTGATGCCGAAGAGATTCGGCATCGCTGACTTCTTCACCAG GAGCCTATTTTCTAGGAGATCCAAAGAGCCAAAGGCACCGACCCATAATGCAGCAGGATGGCGACTGTTCGGCAAGACAGGAGCCAGAGGGGCGGATCCAACTAAAGACCCAGCCTCCACAGTGTCCAATCAGCAG TttccacaggaggaggaagaggaggaggaggaagaggaggaggtgaaggactCAGATGTGTCCCCGTGTCGGGAGCGCCCCccagctgcagggaggaggaagaacctGGAGTTTGAGCCTCTTTCCACCACAGCTCTCATCCTGGAGGATCGACCAGC gAACCTTCCGGCCAAATCTGAGGAGGAAACTCAGCGACACAAACTCGAATATGAGGAGATGGTGGCAGGAGCCAAGAggagag AGTTGAAAGAAGCACAGAGGAAGAAGCGTCAGATGAAGGAGAGACACCGGCAGGAGGACAGCATCTCCAACGCCATGGTCATCTGGAACACTGAGATCCTGCCTCACTGGGACACCAT gaaggGGACGAGGCGGGTGAGGGACCTGTGGTGGCAGGGACTTCCTCCCAGCGTCAGAGGTCGAGTTTGGAGTCTCGCCATCGGCAATGAGCTCAACATCACGTCAG ATCTGTACGAGATCTTTCTGTCCAGAGCCAAAGAGAAGTGGAGGAGCTACAGCGAGACCAGCTCAGTGAACGACAACGAGAGCG ATGGAGCGTCTCTGGCCGACAGAGAGTCCAGTCTGGACCTCATCAAACTGGACATTTCCAGAACCTTCCCCTCGCTCTTCATCTTCCAGAAG ggCGGTCCGTACCACGACCTCCTCCACAGTGTTCTCGGAGCTTACACCTGTTACAGGCCCGACATCGGCTAT gttcaGGGGATGTCGTTCATCGCTGCTGTTCTGATCCTCaacctggaggaggcagaggcctTCATCACCTTCGCCAACCTGCTCAATAAACCCTGTCAGATGGCGTTCTTCAGGGTCGACCACGAACTG ATGTTGAAATACTTTGCAGCCTTTGAGGTTTTCTTTGAGGAGAATCTTCCTCGTCTCTTCAGCCACTTCCAGACGAACAgcctgacccctgacctctatCTCATCGACTG GATCTTCACGCTGTACAGTAAGTCCCTCCCCCTGGACGTGGCGTGTCGAGTGTGGGACGTCTTCTGTCGGGACGGGGAGGAGAGCCTGTTTCGAACGGGGCTGGGTATCCTGCGTCTGTTCGAGGAAGTCCTGCTGCAGATGGACTTCATCCACATCGCTCAGTTCCTCACGCGCCTGCCCGATGACCTGCAGTCGCACACGCTCTTCGTCGCCATGGCCAACACGCACATGATCAGCAGAAACCGCCGCTGGGCTCAG GTGTTTTCTGCTTTGACGAAGGAAGGAAACAAAGAGGTGGATAAAAACACCAGCCCGGCGTTGAGAAGTTAA